The Cryptococcus gattii WM276 chromosome K, complete sequence genome contains the following window.
ATGCTTCGGAGGAGGAACATGTTCGATGTCGATAGTAGAGGAAAGAGGGGTAGTGAGGGCTTGGTAGATGCGGAGAAGCAAGGAGAAGACGCAAAAGATCAGATGCAGAAGGACGAAGAGAGGGTAAGATATGGGAAGAAGTAATAGTCTCAAGGTTGGGCGAGGCATTGTTTCTGCGAGAATCGAAGCTGGAAAGAGGAATAGATGGGATTGTAAGACGAGGACCTGCGGATACGAGCTGCTTAAGAAGTCCGTTCGTTTCGACGACGACTTCGACTTAGATGTATGTCTTATGACGTGGAACTTCCATTCTAGGCTCATCACAGGAAGTTCCGTTATTGTGTGTTCGTTCACCGTGACTGGTCAGTCGTCTTTCTTCACTTCACCAGTTGTTGTCTTGGTCGGATGACGAGCCTTCAACATATAGATGCATGACAAGCATACGATGACGGATGCTATCCCCCTATAACCTAAAAAAAGTTCTAAAAATAGCTTTAAGAAGCTCTAAAAAACTCTGTTGACCTTTCGACTCCTCTAAGAACAGAAGATAATCACAACACCCTTAAAGTTTGCCGCCATTATCGACATTAACCAAGACGAACCTATATCTAGGATCACCTTTCTGGAAAGAAGGCAACGCCTTGTTGATATCGTCGAAGTTCCACTTTTGGATCCAAGGCCTAATGTTGTGCTTAACAGCGAACTCGAACATTTCGGCAATCTCCTCGGGGCTACCGATGTTGGAACCAGCGATGCAGGCGCTGTGCATGATAAGAGGGAAAGTGGGGACTTGTAAAGGGGTGGGGATGACGCCGACAATGCAGAAAATACCAGCGGGAGTGAGGAGGGGGAGGTAATCGGCAATGGGGAAATTCTCAGGGTCTGAAAGGACAAAAATCAACATACAAACTGGAATGGAAGTCCATTGATGATGACTTACTGATTGTACAGAGAATAAAGTCGAGGGAGCGAGAGTGAGCCTTGACAGCCTCCTGTAAGTTATCACCGGTAGCAAAATAATCGGTAGCGCCAAGCTTGAAGGCGTCCTCCCGCTTGGCATCAGTTCGAGATATGGCGGTCACCTCAGCACCCATGGCCTTGGCAAAAAGGATAGCCATGTGACCGAGACCGCCGACACCAATGACACCAACGCGCTTGCGCTTGGTACCAATTTCAAAACGGGCGAGGGGGCTGTAGACGGTGACACCACCACAAAGCATGGGTGCAGCAACATCGGGCTCAAGATCGGAAGGAATGGGGACAGCAAACTTAGAAGGTCCTCGCCAGTACTTGGCAAAACCACCTCTGGCAATGGAGCCCTTCCCGTTGGGGCCACGGTTATAGGGGTAGTTGAATGTGATTGTTTGGGTAGCACAGTAGTTTTCCTTGCCTAGAATGTACATCAGTATTCGGATGTTAATTTGTGATATAAACTACTGGCCTTCCTTGCACCATTCGCATTCACGACAGGAGTCCGACTGGGCCCCAATACCGACGAGATCACCAACCTTAAGGCCGTTCTCGGGAGTACTGCCAACCCTCACGACCTCACCAACAATCTCGTGGCCACAAACCTGAGGGCAAATGTCCTTGACAGGTCCCCATTCACCAGATAAAGAGGAGACATCTGAACCACAGATACCACAGTACAAAATCTTGACTGTTGATATGTCAGCTCTGGCGGTCTCGTTGTTTCAGCAGGCGATATTTACCATCAATGTCGTCTTCATCCCACTTCTTGGGAGCAAATTCCTGGAACGACATGTGACCGTCGCAGGCCTTCTCGTCCAAACCAGCCCAACCTTTGAATTCATTGTCGGCGACCATTGCGATTATTGTAAGATTCAGCTGTAGAGAAGTTACACGATCTGATGGAAGAGTCTGGATAGATGCTTTATGGAGTCTTAAATAGCTTTGGCGGCTTATCGGGATGGCTTGCTTCATAAAGATAAGCCGACGGGCACGCTAGATTTTCAATAGGATCGATGTTTCGAAACGACATTATTGGACAAACCCGCTCCACCTCGCTTCCTCCACTTTTTCCctgcctccacctccacctccatctCTACCTCCATCTCTACCTCCACCTTCCACCCCTCAAATCCGCCGCTGTCCGAAATATAGCCTCCCACTCGACCCACGCAGTTGCCATCGCCGTATTCACACGACTTCGCATAATTCTTGCGTCATTGGACGTGGCAACAAGTATATAAATAAAGAACGAGTCCCCACGTAAACAGTCTTGCAATCCTTTACTCAAATCCAAACCCATCACCCGTACCATGCCTCAACAACTTAAGTTTCAAGACATCTCCGTACCCGTTCCCGGCTTCGGGTGAGTGCCTTACGGTTGCTGCAGTCATTTGACTTGCTTGGCTGATCAAATTCCCTCACCAAATAGCTGCATGGGGTTTTCTATGGGCTACGGGCCTGCTGATGATAATGTGTCAAAGGTCACCTTGAAGAAGGCTTTAGATCTAGGATGCACTTTCTGGGATTCTGCCGTTGTGTATGGCAAAGGACACAATGAGAAGCTGT
Protein-coding sequences here:
- a CDS encoding Alcohol dehydrogenase (NADP+), putative (Similar to TIGR gene model, INSD accession AAW46372.1); protein product: MVADNEFKGWAGLDEKACDGHMSFQEFAPKKWDEDDIDVKILYCGICGSDVSSLSGEWGPVKDICPQVCGHEIVGEVVRVGSTPENGLKVGDLVGIGAQSDSCRECEWCKEGKENYCATQTITFNYPYNRGPNGKGSIARGGFAKYWRGPSKFAVPIPSDLEPDVAAPMLCGGVTVYSPLARFEIGTKRKRVGVIGVGGLGHMAILFAKAMGAEVTAISRTDAKREDAFKLGATDYFATGDNLQEAVKAHSRSLDFILCTINPENFPIADYLPLLTPAGIFCIVGVIPTPLQVPTFPLIMHSACIAGSNIGSPEEIAEMFEFAVKHNIRPWIQKWNFDDINKALPSFQKGDPRYRFVLVNVDNGGKL